A region from the Gallus gallus isolate bGalGal1 chromosome 25, bGalGal1.mat.broiler.GRCg7b, whole genome shotgun sequence genome encodes:
- the FAM83DL gene encoding epidermal differentiation protein containing cysteine histidine motifs 2 — translation MCSRGSSCHSHETSCHGSRSSCHDSGPSCHYTIQRVSVPKYTYMTPCCPPVQTFCPPVQRYCPPVQPCCPPVKTYCPPIPYCPQYTKNICKLPPPCPKF, via the coding sequence ATGTGCTCCCGCGGGTCCTCCTGCCACAGCCACGAGACCTCCTGCCACGGCTCCCGTTCCTCCTGCCATGACTCGGGGCCCTCCTGCCATTACACCATCCAGAGGGTCTCCGTGCCCAAATACACCTACATGACACCATGCTGCCCCCCGGTGCAGACCTTCTGCCCCCCAGTGCAGCGCTATTgccccccagtgcagccctgctgccccccgGTGAAGACCTACTGCCCACCCATCCCCTACTGCCCCCAGTACACCAAGAACATCTGCAAGCTGCCACCACCGTGCCCCAAGTTCTAG